A single genomic interval of Poecilia reticulata strain Guanapo unplaced genomic scaffold, Guppy_female_1.0+MT scaffold_323, whole genome shotgun sequence harbors:
- the mafba gene encoding transcription factor MafB — MLQQVSADLWRSQKNYCMKQERREETLINKSVFATLANTFAYLQKSRDSNMSAELSMGPELPSSPLALEYVNDFDLMKFDVKKEGLVGLDRNGVRQCNRLQPQGSVSSTPISTPCSSVPSSPSFSPTEQKHHLEELYWMPNSGYHQQIDPQTLSLTPEDAVEALIGATAHGHPQAPHVQQQLQQQGAFEGYRGPHHHHSHHGHGQQQHHHPYAGSLPHHAEELSGHPGGHNHPHSQHHHHHSQDPDSPSPVSPESHQPLHHHRHHHHHHPHGHLSQTAAHHGAGGGGLNVEDRFSDEQLVSMSVRELNRHLRGFTKDEVIRLKQKRRTLKNRGYAQSCRFKRVQQKHVLENEKTQLMNQVEQLKAEISRLARERDAYKLKCEKLTGSGPGSGFREAGSTSDNPSSPEFFM; from the coding sequence ATGCTACAGCAAGTCAGCGCAGATTTGTGGAGGAGCCAAAAGAACTATTGCATGAAAcaagaaagaagagaagagaCTTTGATTAATAAGTCCGTGTTTGCGACACTCGCCAACACCTTTGCGTATCTGCAGAAGAGTCGCGACAGCAACATGAGCGCAGAGCTGAGCATGGGCCCGGAGCTGCCCAGCAGCCCTCTGGCTCTGGAATATGTCAATGATTTTGACCTGATGAAGTTTGACGTGAAGAAGGAAGGCCTGGTCGGGCTGGATCGCAACGGGGTGCGCCAGTGTAACCGCCTCCAACCCCAGGGCTCCGTGTCATCCACCCCAATCAGCACACCCTGCAGCTCGGTGCCCTCCTCGCCCAGCTTCAGCCCCACGGAGCAGAAGCACCACTTGGAGGAGCTGTACTGGATGCCGAACAGCGGGTACCACCAGCAGATAGACCCGCAGACGCTGAGCCTGACCCCGGAGGACGCTGTGGAGGCCTTGATTGGAGCCACGGCTCACGGTCACCCGCAGGCTCCGCACGTCCAGCAGCAGTTACAGCAGCAGGGCGCCTTCGAGGGCTACAGGGGCCCGCACCACCACCACAGCCATCACGGCCACGGCCAACAGCAGCATCATCACCCGTACGCGGGGAGCCTCCCGCACCACGCCGAGGAACTCTCCGGACACCCGGGGGgacacaaccatccacacagccagcaccaccaccaccacagcCAGGACCCCGACAGCCCGTCTCCAGTCTCCCCAGAGTCCCACCAGCCGCTCCACCACCACcgccaccatcaccaccaccacccgcACGGCCACCTAAGCCAGACGGCCGCGCACCACGGCGCCGGCGGTGGCGGGCTCAACGTGGAGGACCGCTTCTCGGACGAGCAGCTCGTGTCCATGTCGGTGCGGGAGCTCAACAGACACCTGCGGGGCTTCACCAAGGACGAGGTGATCCGTCTCAAGCAGAAGAGGAGGACCCTGAAGAACCGCGGCTACGCGCAGTCCTGCAGGTTCAAGCGCGTGCAGCAGAAGCACGTGCTGGAGAACGAGAAGACGCAACTGATGAaccaggtggagcagctgaaggcGGAGATCAGTCGGCTGGCGCGGGAGAGGGACGCCTACAAACTCAAGTGCGAGAAGCTGACGGGGTCGGGACCCGGGAGCGGGTTCCGCGAGGCCGGCTCGACCAGCGACAACCCGTCATCGCCAGAGTTTTTCATGTGA